One window of the Maylandia zebra isolate NMK-2024a linkage group LG19, Mzebra_GT3a, whole genome shotgun sequence genome contains the following:
- the kiaa0586 gene encoding protein TALPID3 isoform X2 — protein sequence MSSPAALSPDQSSCSSDTGDVLIRSTRVLHPDRTGPGGGPGPGSVQITVRKLRDFRPPTLTELRQNKQRRRSPRQNPDIAASHRSAAYLKPRKISGGGDGKLAEAMDTGDDVLTSRFASGGRGVVLAALKQRSHSAPRRREVKVHFLDPMPLHSAGNPPDSPALSSRDAAKDAGVQMETPLSSGDLGDASSTAAAAATAALAAAAPLFKAQSDMEARVAQLADGIQKLLQADREGGDRGRSMSQQTLQHLEMLQCQQVQLQSQLLESALRIASGHASDPPTHLQVTHLDAAAANSLGAQPPSSLPNVAVPPAPVTMETHRLDQWADQTRHAHMPERSQLRSLANHSWEAARRANDVLQEMKRLKTEMKMLLTPEDPLKTSRPSPKHQQSQQTQSQSQQTQSQQTTSKENRPRSRSSHLQQNLSHENSLQSQQNQSRLPQPNKTTDEEHNLWSQQSQSVLVQRRSAVPSLLEEAGQVLHQVRKQKKVLEENLEALLRARTGEVLHCQLEALAANRDHSEEVRIKKTVDAWISRLSRDIQRKSRRSKTGTDPFLPCHQAEMSSGNIRNHHSAVDADSSAHSGKERPVGALRGTGSMRTARRGSRGQRAGIRAGVEPNRGTGGAAERHQLEVDGESYLTRLYGRAPYEGLRRTLKKSPYLRLSSPASPLGRKPRPRLVESVRGVKLKSSKTQTSLAPPLTQPQPIISAPPFASSSPGRSHIFSSSHLTSGHFDDLSMTPANSCPVAIAIPLGPPRMDSRCEHPQEVTSALAAPPTASVGDEAPDQQLLEAEQAPPRAPSHTIDIIEGNEEEVEEDDFFPGTDFLSVVDVVQQEVSVSGEEAVELDGGPSPPPVLYQGPIFPPQAPSALPAQDQVPVLGTVLQRDVLETRLVEWVEQQLMSRMISELYWPPPSDHAHNSDVDQSDPEERSVTSDIVEAAGDAGLQLFVDASVPVDSELIRQLVNEVLAETIALMLGQRDPLGAGPDPALESAGPADPQENEPLPLVPTPEPTPPPSPAPPSRETTAVTTPLPSEPTSPLNKEPPQPIAPPGLLVTSELVATPTLSPEPTPSAESPATVHQAPPPFTWEETELPLDEERLVEDITTHKPPLLMSVAEEEPPLSSPHPPPPPSLPPARSPSPPPEAGPASPSTSSEESSSSSTVTAGTEAALKHISEGELLISANQPAAMTGGGAVCSFNSSLQELQDMDFDPPSEGQVKGRDLLRALLTKMEQGVTQRGERPQPEGSWEGADGKVSFTHSGQSGSPGQISQAADVSEVSFEATNQGSFTLGDLTGELIGTLTSDLHTELSLSPPPHLENTHTPGQVLLVRTSNSHTARQQEEEGGSRKMGVHLPAVRPPEEEEVMEASVSAVADSDSSTSDGF from the exons ATGTCTTCTCCGGCTGCACTCAGTCCGGATCAGTCCTCCTGCAGCTCAGACACCGGGGACGTTTTAATCCGCTCCACACGAGTCCTCCACCCGGACCGGACCGGTCCCGGAGGCGGACCGGGACCCGGATCCGTCCAGATAACCGTCCGAAAACTGCGGGACTTTCGTCCTCCTACTCTGACCGAACTGAGACAGAATAAGCAGCGGCGGCGGAGTCCCAGACAGAACCCGGATATCGCTGCTTCACATCGGTCAGCAGCGTACTTAAAGCCCCGTAAGATCTCCGGAGGAGGAGACGGAAAACTCGCTGAGGCGATGGACACAG GTGACGACGTCCTTACGTCACGGTTTGCATCTGGGGGTCGAGGAGTCGTGCTGGCGGCTTTGAAGCAGCG CTCTCACAGCGCCCCCCGCAGGAGGGAGGTCAAAGTTCACTTCTTGGACCCGATGCCGCTCCACTCTGCGGGAAACCCCCCGGACTCCCCTGCTCTGAGCTCCCGGGATGCAGCGAAGGATGCTGGGGTCCAGATGGAGACGCCGCTGTCCTCTGGTGACCTGGGAGATGCCAGTAGCactgccgccgccgctgccaCTGCAGCTTtggcagctgctgctcctctcttCAAG gCTCAGTCTGATATGGAGGCTCGAGTGGCTCAGCTGGCTGACGGCATCCAGAAGCTGCTGCAAGCTGACAG GGAGGGTGGGGACAGAGGGCGGAGCATGAGCCAGCAGACACTGCAGCACCTGGAGATGCTGCAGTGCCAGCAGGTGCAGCTGCAG AGCCAGCTGCTGGAATCAGCCCTCAGGATAGCGAGCGGCCATGCTTCAGACCCGCCGACGCACCTGCAGGTCACACACCTGGATGCTGCAG CAGCAAACAGCCTCGGCGCCCAGCCACCGAGCTCCTTGCCAAATGTAGCTGTCCCTCCTGCCCCAGTTACCATGGAAACGCATCGCCTTGACCAATGGGCAGATCAAACCAG ACATGCTCACATGCCTGAAAGGTCTCAGCTCCGGTCTTTAGCCAATCACAGCTGGGAGGCAGCGAGGAGAGCCAATGACGTACTGCAGGAGATGAAGCGTCTGAAGACTGAGATGAAGATGCTGCTGACG CCAGAAGACCCTCTGAAAACCAGCAGACCTTCACCGAAGCACCAGCAATCCCAACAAACCCAGTCCCAGTCCCAGCAAACCCAGTCCCAACAAACCACCTCAAAGGAAAATCGCCCGAGGTCCCGATCTTCCCACCTCCAACAAAACTTATCCCATGAAAACAGTTTACAGTCCCAGCAAAACCAGTCCAGACTACCCCAGCCCAATAAAACCACTGATGAAGAACATAACCTCTGGTCCCAGCAGTCCCAGTCTGTGCTGGTCCAGAGGAGGTCCGCGGTCCCGTCCCTGCTGGAGGAGGCGGGTCAGGTTCTCCATCAGGTTCGAAAGCAGAAGAAAGTTCTGGAGGAGAACCTGGAGGCTCTGCTCAGAGCCCGGACCGGAGAGGTTCTGCACTGCCAGCTGGAGGCGCTAGCTGCTAACAG AGACCACAGCGAGGAGGTCCGCATCAAGAAGACAGTGGACGCCTGGATCAGCAGGTTAAGCAGAGACATCCAG AGAAAGAGCAGAAGAAGTAAAACGGGGACTGACCCTTTTCTGCCTTGCCATCAGGCTGAGATGTCCTCAGGGAACATCAGAAACCATCACTCAGCTGTGGACGCTGATAGCTCCGCCCACTCAGGGAAGGAGAGGCCAGTGGGCGCGCTCAGAGGAACAGGAAGTATGAGGACAGCGAGGAGAGGAAGCAGAGGGCAGAGAGCCGGAATCAGAGCG GGGGTGGAGCCTAACCGAGGCACAGGTGGAGCAGCTGAGCGTCATCAGTTGGAAGTGGACGGAGAATCGTACCTGACCCGGCTGTATGGCCGGGCGCCGTATGAAGGTCTGAGACGGACCCTGAAGAAGAGTCCGTACCTTCGCCTCAGCTCACCTGCCTCACCACTCGGAAGGAAGCCCCGCCCCCGACTAGTGGAGAGTGTCCGAG GTGTGAAGCTGAAGTCCTCCAAGACTCAGACCAGCCTGGCCCCACCCCTCACTCAGCCCCAACCAATCATTTCAGCCCCTCCctttgcttcctcctcacctggACGATCTCACATTTTCAGCTCATCACACCTGACCTCAGGTCACTTTGATGACCTCAGCATGACCCCTGCAAACAGCTGCCCTGTCGCCATAGCGATCCCACTGG GTCCACCCCGGATGGACTCCAGGTGTGAGCATCctcaggaagtgacatcagcGCTCGCTGCCCCTCCAACAGCCTCTGTGGGCGATGAAGCACCTGACCAG caGCTCCTGGAGGCAGAACAAGCTCCTCCCCGTGCTCCATCACACACGATTGACATCATCGAAGGGAACGAGGAAGAAGTGGAAGAGGACGACTTCTTCCCTGGAACTGACTTCCTGTCTGTTGTTGATGTTGTGCAG CAGGAGGTCAGCGTGTCGGGTGAGGAGGCCGTGGAGCTGGACGGGGGTCCGTCTCCCCCTCCGGTCCTCTACCAGGGTCCCATCTTCCCTCCCCAGGCTCCCTCTGCCCTCCCAGCCCAGGATCAGGTCCCCGTCCTGGGCACGGTCCTGCAGCGGGACGTCCTGGAGACCCGGCTGGTGGAATG ggtggagcagcagctgatgTCCAGGATGATCTCAGAGCTGTACTGGCCCCCGCCTTCTGACCACGCCCACAATAGCGACGTGGACCAGTCAGATCCAGAGGAGCGCAGCGTCACCTCAGACATTG tggagGCAGCAGGAGACGCAGGCCTGCAGCTGTTCGTGGACGCCAGCGTGCCCGTGGACTCTGAGTTAATCCGGCAGCTGGTGAACGAGGTTCTGGCTGAGACTATCGCCCTGATGCTGGGCCAGAGAGACCCGCTGGGCGCAGGACCAGACCCGGCGCTGGAATCAGCAGGACCAGCAGACCCTCAGGAG AACGAACCGCTCCCATTGGTCCCCACACCGGAACCAACCCCACCGCCCAGCCCGGCCCCGCCCAGCAGAGAGACTACGGCAGTAACCACACCCCTTCCATCAGAACCGACAAGCCCGCTGAATAAGGAGCCTCCTCAACCAATCGCACCACCAGGTCTTTTGGTGACCTCAGAGCTCGTAGCCACACCCACTCTCAGCCCAGAGCCCACCCCCTCTGCAGAAAGCCCAGCTACTGTACACCAAGCCCCGCCTCCCTTCACTTGGGAAGAAACTGAGCTTCCATTGGATGAGGAGAGACTGGTGGAAGACATAACCACACACAAACCACCTCT GTTGATGTCAGTAGCGGAGGAGGAACCTCCTCTCTCTTCTcctcaccctcctcctcctccctccctcccccctgCTCGCtccccttctcctcctcctgagGCAGGACCGGCGtccccctccacctcctccgAGGAGTCCAGCAGCTCCAGCACGGTGACGGCCGGCACTGAAGCAGCTCTGAAACACATCTCAGAGGGAGAGCTGCTCATCAGTGCCAACCAGCCGGCAGCCATGACAG ggGGCGGGGCTGTGTGTAGCTTCAACAGCTCTCTGCAGGAGCTGCAGGATATG GACTTTGACCCCCCCAGTGAAGGACAGGTGAAAGGTCGCGACCTCCTGCGGGCCCTGCTGACCAAAATGGAGCAGGGAGTcacacagagaggagagaggccTCAGCCCGAG GGCTCCTGGGAGGGGGCGGACGGGAAAGTAAGCTTCACCCACAGCGGTCAGTCCGGCTCACCTGGACAGATCAGTCAGGCTGCAG AtgtgtcagaggtcagcttTGAAGCCACCAATCAGGGCTCGTTTACTTTGGGCGACCTGACGGGGGAGCTAATAGGtacactgacctctgacctccacaCAGAGCTGTCGCTGTCTCCTCCTCCACACctggagaacacacacactccaggacag gtgcTGCTGGTCAGGACGTCCAACAGTCACACAG
- the kiaa0586 gene encoding protein TALPID3 isoform X5 has protein sequence MSSPAALSPDQSSCSSDTGDVLIRSTRVLHPDRTGPGGGPGPGSVQITVRKLRDFRPPTLTELRQNKQRRRSPRQNPDIAASHRSAAYLKPRKISGGGDGKLAEAMDTGDDVLTSRFASGGRGVVLAALKQRSHSAPRRREVKVHFLDPMPLHSAGNPPDSPALSSRDAAKDAGVQMETPLSSGDLGDASSTAAAAATAALAAAAPLFKAQSDMEARVAQLADGIQKLLQADREGGDRGRSMSQQTLQHLEMLQCQQVQLQSQLLESALRIASGHASDPPTHLQVTHLDAAAANSLGAQPPSSLPNVAVPPAPVTMETHRLDQWADQTRHAHMPERSQLRSLANHSWEAARRANDVLQEMKRLKTEMKMLLTQPEDPLKTSRPSPKHQQSQQTQSQSQQTQSQQTTSKENRPRSRSSHLQQNLSHENSLQSQQNQSRLPQPNKTTDEEHNLWSQQSQSVLVQRRSAVPSLLEEAGQVLHQVRKQKKVLEENLEALLRARTGEVLHCQLEALAANRDHSEEVRIKKTVDAWISRLSRDIQAEMSSGNIRNHHSAVDADSSAHSGKERPVGALRGTGSMRTARRGSRGQRAGIRAGVEPNRGTGGAAERHQLEVDGESYLTRLYGRAPYEGLRRTLKKSPYLRLSSPASPLGRKPRPRLVESVRGVKLKSSKTQTSLAPPLTQPQPIISAPPFASSSPGRSHIFSSSHLTSGHFDDLSMTPANSCPVAIAIPLGPPRMDSRCEHPQEVTSALAAPPTASVGDEAPDQQLLEAEQAPPRAPSHTIDIIEGNEEEVEEDDFFPGTDFLSVVDVVQQEVSVSGEEAVELDGGPSPPPVLYQGPIFPPQAPSALPAQDQVPVLGTVLQRDVLETRLVEWVEQQLMSRMISELYWPPPSDHAHNSDVDQSDPEERSVTSDIVEAAGDAGLQLFVDASVPVDSELIRQLVNEVLAETIALMLGQRDPLGAGPDPALESAGPADPQENEPLPLVPTPEPTPPPSPAPPSRETTAVTTPLPSEPTSPLNKEPPQPIAPPGLLVTSELVATPTLSPEPTPSAESPATVHQAPPPFTWEETELPLDEERLVEDITTHKPPLLMSVAEEEPPLSSPHPPPPPSLPPARSPSPPPEAGPASPSTSSEESSSSSTVTAGTEAALKHISEGELLISANQPAAMTGGGAVCSFNSSLQELQDMDFDPPSEGQVKGRDLLRALLTKMEQGVTQRGERPQPEGSWEGADGKVSFTHSGQSGSPGQISQAADVSEVSFEATNQGSFTLGDLTGELIGTLTSDLHTELSLSPPPHLENTHTPGQVLLVRTSNSHTARQQEEEGGSRKMGVHLPAVRPPEEEEVMEASVSAVADSDSSTSDGF, from the exons ATGTCTTCTCCGGCTGCACTCAGTCCGGATCAGTCCTCCTGCAGCTCAGACACCGGGGACGTTTTAATCCGCTCCACACGAGTCCTCCACCCGGACCGGACCGGTCCCGGAGGCGGACCGGGACCCGGATCCGTCCAGATAACCGTCCGAAAACTGCGGGACTTTCGTCCTCCTACTCTGACCGAACTGAGACAGAATAAGCAGCGGCGGCGGAGTCCCAGACAGAACCCGGATATCGCTGCTTCACATCGGTCAGCAGCGTACTTAAAGCCCCGTAAGATCTCCGGAGGAGGAGACGGAAAACTCGCTGAGGCGATGGACACAG GTGACGACGTCCTTACGTCACGGTTTGCATCTGGGGGTCGAGGAGTCGTGCTGGCGGCTTTGAAGCAGCG CTCTCACAGCGCCCCCCGCAGGAGGGAGGTCAAAGTTCACTTCTTGGACCCGATGCCGCTCCACTCTGCGGGAAACCCCCCGGACTCCCCTGCTCTGAGCTCCCGGGATGCAGCGAAGGATGCTGGGGTCCAGATGGAGACGCCGCTGTCCTCTGGTGACCTGGGAGATGCCAGTAGCactgccgccgccgctgccaCTGCAGCTTtggcagctgctgctcctctcttCAAG gCTCAGTCTGATATGGAGGCTCGAGTGGCTCAGCTGGCTGACGGCATCCAGAAGCTGCTGCAAGCTGACAG GGAGGGTGGGGACAGAGGGCGGAGCATGAGCCAGCAGACACTGCAGCACCTGGAGATGCTGCAGTGCCAGCAGGTGCAGCTGCAG AGCCAGCTGCTGGAATCAGCCCTCAGGATAGCGAGCGGCCATGCTTCAGACCCGCCGACGCACCTGCAGGTCACACACCTGGATGCTGCAG CAGCAAACAGCCTCGGCGCCCAGCCACCGAGCTCCTTGCCAAATGTAGCTGTCCCTCCTGCCCCAGTTACCATGGAAACGCATCGCCTTGACCAATGGGCAGATCAAACCAG ACATGCTCACATGCCTGAAAGGTCTCAGCTCCGGTCTTTAGCCAATCACAGCTGGGAGGCAGCGAGGAGAGCCAATGACGTACTGCAGGAGATGAAGCGTCTGAAGACTGAGATGAAGATGCTGCTGACG CAGCCAGAAGACCCTCTGAAAACCAGCAGACCTTCACCGAAGCACCAGCAATCCCAACAAACCCAGTCCCAGTCCCAGCAAACCCAGTCCCAACAAACCACCTCAAAGGAAAATCGCCCGAGGTCCCGATCTTCCCACCTCCAACAAAACTTATCCCATGAAAACAGTTTACAGTCCCAGCAAAACCAGTCCAGACTACCCCAGCCCAATAAAACCACTGATGAAGAACATAACCTCTGGTCCCAGCAGTCCCAGTCTGTGCTGGTCCAGAGGAGGTCCGCGGTCCCGTCCCTGCTGGAGGAGGCGGGTCAGGTTCTCCATCAGGTTCGAAAGCAGAAGAAAGTTCTGGAGGAGAACCTGGAGGCTCTGCTCAGAGCCCGGACCGGAGAGGTTCTGCACTGCCAGCTGGAGGCGCTAGCTGCTAACAG AGACCACAGCGAGGAGGTCCGCATCAAGAAGACAGTGGACGCCTGGATCAGCAGGTTAAGCAGAGACATCCAG GCTGAGATGTCCTCAGGGAACATCAGAAACCATCACTCAGCTGTGGACGCTGATAGCTCCGCCCACTCAGGGAAGGAGAGGCCAGTGGGCGCGCTCAGAGGAACAGGAAGTATGAGGACAGCGAGGAGAGGAAGCAGAGGGCAGAGAGCCGGAATCAGAGCG GGGGTGGAGCCTAACCGAGGCACAGGTGGAGCAGCTGAGCGTCATCAGTTGGAAGTGGACGGAGAATCGTACCTGACCCGGCTGTATGGCCGGGCGCCGTATGAAGGTCTGAGACGGACCCTGAAGAAGAGTCCGTACCTTCGCCTCAGCTCACCTGCCTCACCACTCGGAAGGAAGCCCCGCCCCCGACTAGTGGAGAGTGTCCGAG GTGTGAAGCTGAAGTCCTCCAAGACTCAGACCAGCCTGGCCCCACCCCTCACTCAGCCCCAACCAATCATTTCAGCCCCTCCctttgcttcctcctcacctggACGATCTCACATTTTCAGCTCATCACACCTGACCTCAGGTCACTTTGATGACCTCAGCATGACCCCTGCAAACAGCTGCCCTGTCGCCATAGCGATCCCACTGG GTCCACCCCGGATGGACTCCAGGTGTGAGCATCctcaggaagtgacatcagcGCTCGCTGCCCCTCCAACAGCCTCTGTGGGCGATGAAGCACCTGACCAG caGCTCCTGGAGGCAGAACAAGCTCCTCCCCGTGCTCCATCACACACGATTGACATCATCGAAGGGAACGAGGAAGAAGTGGAAGAGGACGACTTCTTCCCTGGAACTGACTTCCTGTCTGTTGTTGATGTTGTGCAG CAGGAGGTCAGCGTGTCGGGTGAGGAGGCCGTGGAGCTGGACGGGGGTCCGTCTCCCCCTCCGGTCCTCTACCAGGGTCCCATCTTCCCTCCCCAGGCTCCCTCTGCCCTCCCAGCCCAGGATCAGGTCCCCGTCCTGGGCACGGTCCTGCAGCGGGACGTCCTGGAGACCCGGCTGGTGGAATG ggtggagcagcagctgatgTCCAGGATGATCTCAGAGCTGTACTGGCCCCCGCCTTCTGACCACGCCCACAATAGCGACGTGGACCAGTCAGATCCAGAGGAGCGCAGCGTCACCTCAGACATTG tggagGCAGCAGGAGACGCAGGCCTGCAGCTGTTCGTGGACGCCAGCGTGCCCGTGGACTCTGAGTTAATCCGGCAGCTGGTGAACGAGGTTCTGGCTGAGACTATCGCCCTGATGCTGGGCCAGAGAGACCCGCTGGGCGCAGGACCAGACCCGGCGCTGGAATCAGCAGGACCAGCAGACCCTCAGGAG AACGAACCGCTCCCATTGGTCCCCACACCGGAACCAACCCCACCGCCCAGCCCGGCCCCGCCCAGCAGAGAGACTACGGCAGTAACCACACCCCTTCCATCAGAACCGACAAGCCCGCTGAATAAGGAGCCTCCTCAACCAATCGCACCACCAGGTCTTTTGGTGACCTCAGAGCTCGTAGCCACACCCACTCTCAGCCCAGAGCCCACCCCCTCTGCAGAAAGCCCAGCTACTGTACACCAAGCCCCGCCTCCCTTCACTTGGGAAGAAACTGAGCTTCCATTGGATGAGGAGAGACTGGTGGAAGACATAACCACACACAAACCACCTCT GTTGATGTCAGTAGCGGAGGAGGAACCTCCTCTCTCTTCTcctcaccctcctcctcctccctccctcccccctgCTCGCtccccttctcctcctcctgagGCAGGACCGGCGtccccctccacctcctccgAGGAGTCCAGCAGCTCCAGCACGGTGACGGCCGGCACTGAAGCAGCTCTGAAACACATCTCAGAGGGAGAGCTGCTCATCAGTGCCAACCAGCCGGCAGCCATGACAG ggGGCGGGGCTGTGTGTAGCTTCAACAGCTCTCTGCAGGAGCTGCAGGATATG GACTTTGACCCCCCCAGTGAAGGACAGGTGAAAGGTCGCGACCTCCTGCGGGCCCTGCTGACCAAAATGGAGCAGGGAGTcacacagagaggagagaggccTCAGCCCGAG GGCTCCTGGGAGGGGGCGGACGGGAAAGTAAGCTTCACCCACAGCGGTCAGTCCGGCTCACCTGGACAGATCAGTCAGGCTGCAG AtgtgtcagaggtcagcttTGAAGCCACCAATCAGGGCTCGTTTACTTTGGGCGACCTGACGGGGGAGCTAATAGGtacactgacctctgacctccacaCAGAGCTGTCGCTGTCTCCTCCTCCACACctggagaacacacacactccaggacag gtgcTGCTGGTCAGGACGTCCAACAGTCACACAG